From one Peptoniphilaceae bacterium AMB_02 genomic stretch:
- a CDS encoding response regulator transcription factor: protein MSLNIILVNPDEVYTEELIYSFETENYQITKAVTVKEAIEKIKKHDYDLALIDMIFSDGTGLDLKKQMNEIKNIPTIVVTKVSEDIQKVLALEYGADDYIVRPFNILELKARIRSVLRRVGESKKREEEAKLKAQVIESGDFEFNIVGRKVRLRGEDIDLTGKEFDLLFILALNPGQIFSREQLAEKIWGEDYEGHLRTVDVHIRRLREKIENEEDVEQYIQTKWGEGYYFGDEISQ, encoded by the coding sequence ATGAGTCTTAATATAATACTGGTTAATCCGGATGAAGTTTATACCGAAGAATTAATATATAGCTTTGAAACGGAAAACTATCAGATTACCAAGGCTGTTACCGTAAAAGAAGCTATTGAGAAGATAAAAAAGCATGATTATGATTTAGCTTTAATAGATATGATATTTTCTGACGGTACAGGCCTCGATCTAAAGAAACAAATGAATGAAATAAAAAATATCCCGACTATAGTCGTTACAAAAGTTTCTGAGGATATTCAAAAAGTTTTAGCGCTTGAATACGGTGCCGATGATTATATAGTCAGACCATTCAATATATTGGAATTAAAAGCCAGAATCAGATCGGTTTTAAGAAGGGTTGGCGAATCTAAGAAAAGAGAAGAGGAAGCCAAGCTTAAAGCTCAAGTGATTGAAAGTGGAGACTTTGAATTCAATATAGTTGGAAGAAAAGTAAGACTTAGAGGTGAAGATATAGATCTTACAGGTAAGGAATTTGACCTTTTGTTTATACTTGCTTTAAATCCCGGACAAATATTTTCAAGGGAACAATTGGCAGAAAAGATTTGGGGAGAAGACTATGAAGGTCACCTTAGGACTGTAGATGTTCACATAAGAAGATTGAGAGAAAAAATCGAAAACGAAGAAGATGTAGAGCAGTATATACAAACCAAATGGGGAGAAGGCTATTACTTTGGAGACGAAATTTCTCAATAA
- a CDS encoding glutamate-5-semialdehyde dehydrogenase — translation MLTDIGRKAKDASYELAGLTTVQKNRILERLKENLHKYRDDIVKANEIDMREGNEAGLSGALLDRLFIDYDRVDGMISSIDVVIDLPDPIGNTKEMKRLPNGLLIGKRAVPMGVVGIIYEARPNVTLDTSILCLKSSNALILRGGKEAINTNIAIAKIIRLTIEELGFNPDYVQLIENTDRESSMALIQLSDYLDLLIPRGSSGLIKAVVENSTVPVLETGSGNCHVYVDESADIEMALNIIKNAKTQRTGVCNAMESLLVHRSIGREFYDGLQSIVDEFGVIVHSSEEALPLIKGAVQATEEDYYTEYLDYEFSMKLVDDLDEAITCIRKYSTGHSEVIVTESYENSLKFLDAVDSACVYVNASSRFTDGGEFGMGAEMGISTQKLHARGPIGLEELTSTKFIILGNGQVR, via the coding sequence ATGCTAACCGATATTGGAAGAAAAGCTAAAGATGCCTCCTATGAACTGGCAGGATTGACTACAGTTCAAAAAAACCGGATATTGGAGAGGCTTAAAGAAAATCTACACAAATATAGAGATGATATAGTAAAAGCAAATGAGATCGATATGAGAGAGGGAAATGAAGCAGGACTTTCAGGTGCGCTACTTGATAGATTGTTTATTGACTATGACAGAGTAGACGGTATGATTAGCTCCATCGATGTTGTCATCGATTTACCGGATCCGATTGGAAATACCAAGGAAATGAAGAGATTGCCGAATGGACTTCTTATCGGAAAGAGAGCAGTACCGATGGGAGTTGTGGGTATAATCTATGAAGCAAGACCAAATGTTACTCTCGATACCTCAATCCTTTGTTTAAAATCATCTAATGCACTTATTTTAAGAGGCGGAAAAGAAGCTATAAATACTAATATTGCTATAGCTAAAATTATAAGACTTACCATTGAAGAGTTGGGTTTCAATCCTGATTATGTACAGCTAATCGAAAATACAGATAGAGAGTCGTCGATGGCATTGATACAGCTTAGCGATTACCTGGATCTTCTAATTCCAAGAGGAAGCAGTGGTCTAATCAAAGCTGTAGTTGAAAACTCTACCGTACCGGTACTTGAAACCGGCTCAGGAAACTGTCATGTATATGTAGATGAATCTGCAGATATTGAAATGGCACTCAATATAATAAAAAATGCCAAGACTCAAAGGACAGGAGTATGTAATGCCATGGAGTCATTGCTCGTTCATAGGAGTATTGGAAGGGAATTTTATGACGGCCTACAAAGTATCGTGGATGAATTCGGTGTTATTGTCCATAGCAGTGAAGAGGCTTTACCTCTGATTAAAGGTGCTGTTCAAGCTACTGAAGAAGACTACTATACTGAGTATTTGGATTATGAATTCTCGATGAAACTGGTTGATGATTTAGATGAAGCCATAACATGCATTAGAAAATACAGTACCGGTCATTCAGAGGTAATAGTAACCGAGAGTTACGAAAATTCCTTAAAATTCTTGGATGCTGTTGACAGTGCCTGTGTTTATGTTAATGCATCCAGTAGATTTACTGACGGCGGTGAATTTGGTATGGGTGCAGAAATGGGTATTTCTACTCAAAAACTGCATGCAAGAGGTCCTATAGGATTAGAAGAATTGACTTCTACAAAGTTCATAATCCTTGGAAATGGACAAGTGAGATAA
- the proB gene encoding glutamate 5-kinase, translating to MRRRKDELKRVVIKVGSSSITHEDGSINLAKISDLCWNLSNLKNHGVEVVLVTSGAIAAGAKCLNLKERPKNTSQKQAASAVGQVALMNTYNKELREHNYQVAQLLLTKQIETDVVMRENAVNSFNELLKMDCIPIINENDAVCTFEIEFGDNDTLSAVVARLINADLLIMLSDIDGLYDSDPNVNPDAQLIKQVDKIDEDLLGMASGSTSNRGTGGMVTKLNGAMLCMERGIDAMIANGENMDIIRKIFEGEEAGTLFKGADIKC from the coding sequence ATGAGAAGAAGAAAAGATGAATTAAAAAGAGTAGTTATCAAGGTTGGATCCTCCTCCATTACACATGAAGATGGGTCTATAAATCTTGCAAAAATTTCGGATTTATGCTGGAACTTAAGCAATCTGAAAAATCATGGAGTCGAAGTGGTTTTAGTGACTTCCGGTGCAATAGCCGCAGGTGCAAAATGCCTGAATTTGAAGGAGAGACCTAAAAACACGAGTCAAAAACAAGCTGCTTCTGCTGTTGGGCAAGTTGCACTAATGAATACTTACAATAAGGAACTTAGAGAACATAATTACCAAGTAGCCCAATTATTATTGACAAAACAGATTGAAACAGATGTTGTAATGCGTGAAAATGCAGTTAATTCCTTTAATGAACTACTAAAAATGGACTGTATACCAATTATCAATGAAAATGACGCCGTATGTACTTTCGAGATAGAGTTCGGTGACAATGACACTCTATCTGCAGTAGTTGCCAGACTTATCAATGCAGATCTATTGATTATGCTCTCTGACATCGACGGACTCTACGACAGTGATCCAAATGTCAATCCGGATGCACAACTGATTAAACAAGTTGATAAGATAGATGAGGATTTACTCGGAATGGCATCGGGGTCAACATCAAATCGTGGCACCGGAGGAATGGTAACCAAGCTAAATGGTGCTATGCTCTGTATGGAAAGAGGAATTGACGCTATGATTGCTAATGGTGAGAATATGGATATTATTAGAAAGATATTCGAGGGTGAAGAAGCTGGAACACTCTTTAAAGGAGCTGATATAAAATGCTAA
- the selB gene encoding selenocysteine-specific translation elongation factor: MKNFIVGTAGHIDHGKTTLIRALTGRNTDRLKEEQKRGISIELGFTYFDLPSGQRAGIIDVPGHEKFIRNMLAGVVGMDVVILVVAADEGMMPQSKEHLAIMNLLGIENGFIVLTKIDKVEEEWLELVEEETMEEVEGTFLEGKPIIRVSSTTGEGIEKVKLEIDRIVSAIEEDKVDDIPRLPVDRSFTISGFGTVVTGTLLSGSLKNGDEVQLYPSEKISRIRSIQVHDSDVEMAERGQRVALNLAGVKKEEVPRGIMIAPEGSMVPTSLIDVELKTIDLMFDISNRTRLRLYIGTQEVFCRVVLLDRDEMSSNDTAMAQLRLEEEIVARKGDKFILRLFSPMITIGGGRILDSNPSKKKRFNEDDLRLLEIMGSGESIDITEAVIKEHSASYPSTNQIAALRSSHLELIESEIETLEAEGKVSVVKLTKETHVIHTDFLKDIVAKIESDIAEYHDKYPLRIGMSKEEIRSKYLGKTNKRVGELYLDIVTDNSKVEDKNEYLEASEF, from the coding sequence ATGAAAAATTTTATTGTAGGAACTGCCGGCCATATTGATCATGGTAAGACTACTCTTATCAGAGCACTTACCGGTAGAAATACTGATAGATTAAAAGAAGAACAAAAAAGAGGAATCTCTATAGAGCTTGGTTTCACTTATTTCGACCTACCAAGTGGACAAAGAGCCGGGATAATAGATGTTCCCGGGCATGAGAAATTCATTAGAAATATGCTTGCCGGTGTAGTAGGTATGGATGTTGTAATACTGGTTGTTGCTGCAGATGAAGGTATGATGCCGCAATCAAAAGAACATCTGGCAATCATGAATCTATTGGGAATAGAAAATGGATTTATCGTACTGACAAAGATAGATAAAGTAGAAGAAGAATGGCTTGAACTTGTAGAAGAAGAAACCATGGAAGAAGTAGAAGGTACCTTTTTGGAAGGCAAGCCCATTATAAGAGTATCTTCAACTACAGGTGAAGGTATTGAAAAAGTAAAACTGGAAATTGACAGAATTGTCAGTGCAATTGAAGAAGATAAAGTCGACGATATCCCAAGGCTTCCTGTAGATAGATCTTTCACAATCTCAGGATTTGGGACAGTGGTCACGGGGACACTCTTATCCGGTTCATTAAAAAACGGTGATGAGGTACAACTTTATCCATCCGAAAAGATTTCCAGAATTAGAAGTATACAAGTACATGACAGTGATGTTGAAATGGCTGAAAGAGGGCAAAGAGTTGCACTCAATCTTGCCGGAGTAAAGAAAGAGGAAGTTCCCAGAGGGATTATGATTGCACCGGAAGGGAGCATGGTTCCTACATCGCTGATAGATGTTGAATTAAAGACTATAGATTTGATGTTTGACATATCCAATAGAACCAGACTAAGACTATATATCGGTACACAGGAAGTTTTTTGTCGAGTAGTTTTATTGGATAGAGATGAAATGAGTTCAAATGATACAGCTATGGCTCAGCTTAGATTGGAAGAGGAGATTGTTGCCAGAAAAGGTGATAAATTCATATTAAGATTATTTTCACCTATGATAACCATAGGTGGAGGAAGGATACTCGACTCCAATCCAAGTAAGAAAAAGAGATTTAATGAAGATGATTTAAGACTTCTTGAAATTATGGGAAGTGGTGAATCTATTGATATTACAGAAGCCGTAATCAAAGAGCATAGCGCAAGTTACCCAAGTACTAATCAAATAGCAGCTCTTAGATCAAGTCATTTGGAACTTATTGAAAGTGAAATAGAGACTTTAGAAGCAGAGGGGAAGGTATCGGTCGTTAAACTGACCAAGGAAACTCATGTAATCCATACTGATTTCTTAAAGGACATAGTAGCCAAAATCGAAAGTGATATTGCAGAATACCACGATAAATACCCTCTAAGAATAGGAATGAGTAAAGAGGAAATCAGAAGTAAATATCTGGGAAAAACCAATAAAAGAGTTGGTGAATTATACCTGGATATTGTCACCGATAATTCAAAAGTGGAAGATAAAAACGAATATTTGGAAGCTTCAGAATTTTAA
- a CDS encoding ABC transporter ATP-binding protein, with amino-acid sequence MSMISMEKVVKKFGRVTALNGLNLVVNPGEIHGFIGPNGAGKTTAIRVIMGLIKADEGTTTVFGKNAWTDAVEIHKRIAYVPGDVNLWPNLTGGEVIDLFIRLRSGNGEKYTDKLLKDFDLDPSKKCRTYSKGNRQKVALIAAFASDADLYVLDEPTSGLDPLMESVFQSYVKEATDAGKSVLLSSHILSEVEKLCNKVSIIRKGEIIETGTLSELRHLTRTNIHVVTKKPIDELSQIEHLYNYRTEGEGVSFSVDGENIGNIISKLSAYDIVNLESMPPTLEQLFMSHYSGGDSNAK; translated from the coding sequence ATGTCGATGATTAGTATGGAAAAAGTAGTTAAGAAATTTGGGAGAGTTACTGCACTTAATGGACTGAATTTGGTCGTCAATCCCGGAGAGATACATGGATTTATCGGACCTAATGGTGCGGGCAAGACTACGGCAATTAGGGTTATAATGGGACTGATAAAAGCTGATGAGGGCACCACCACTGTATTTGGGAAAAATGCATGGACTGATGCTGTTGAGATACACAAGAGAATAGCTTATGTGCCTGGTGATGTAAACCTATGGCCAAATCTTACTGGGGGAGAGGTTATAGACCTGTTCATAAGGCTTAGAAGCGGTAATGGAGAGAAATACACGGACAAACTTTTAAAGGATTTTGATTTGGATCCAAGTAAAAAGTGTAGGACATATTCAAAAGGAAACAGACAAAAAGTAGCTCTAATAGCAGCTTTTGCATCTGATGCAGACCTGTATGTACTGGATGAACCTACATCAGGACTGGATCCACTGATGGAATCGGTATTTCAAAGCTATGTAAAAGAAGCAACTGATGCAGGTAAGAGCGTGCTTCTTTCAAGTCATATACTGTCTGAAGTTGAAAAACTATGTAATAAAGTCAGTATTATAAGAAAGGGTGAGATTATTGAAACTGGAACACTTAGCGAATTAAGGCATTTAACCAGAACAAATATTCACGTAGTGACAAAAAAACCGATAGATGAACTATCTCAGATCGAGCATCTTTATAATTATAGAACTGAAGGAGAAGGTGTCAGCTTTAGCGTAGATGGAGAGAATATCGGAAATATTATTTCAAAACTTTCCGCATATGATATCGTAAACCTGGAAAGCATGCCACCAACACTGGAACAATTATTCATGAGCCATTATTCGGGAGGGGATAGTAATGCTAAGTAG
- a CDS encoding TetR/AcrR family transcriptional regulator: MTIPEDKQDRIIRAALGEFGRYGYAKTSVEQIAKAAGISKGMVFHYFGTKAGLYEYLIEYCDRYIDEYYQNSDEFIEDVDYIEMYRIITKIKLKAYTRDRSVFEFLTMIFLHPENSNVTEKVTECVSEMAKKREVILSKIRNSKVDSCFRSDIKPEDVKRYINWLIEGYSQELIALIGDKPLAELEDDYLWDEFDEIMLNLKKIFYTHEGGSGDVDD; this comes from the coding sequence TTGACGATTCCGGAAGATAAACAGGATAGGATTATTAGAGCCGCACTTGGCGAGTTTGGCAGGTACGGTTATGCTAAGACTTCTGTAGAACAAATTGCAAAAGCTGCAGGTATTTCGAAGGGGATGGTCTTTCATTATTTTGGTACAAAAGCCGGACTCTATGAATACTTAATAGAATACTGCGACAGGTATATTGACGAGTATTATCAAAACTCGGATGAGTTTATTGAAGATGTAGACTATATTGAAATGTACAGAATTATTACAAAAATTAAGCTTAAAGCTTACACGAGAGACCGAAGTGTATTTGAATTTCTCACTATGATATTTTTGCATCCTGAAAATTCAAATGTAACTGAAAAAGTTACAGAATGTGTATCTGAGATGGCAAAGAAAAGAGAAGTAATACTTTCTAAAATAAGAAATTCTAAGGTTGATTCTTGCTTTAGAAGTGATATTAAGCCTGAAGATGTAAAGAGGTATATCAATTGGTTAATAGAAGGTTATTCTCAAGAACTGATAGCACTGATTGGAGACAAACCTTTAGCTGAACTCGAAGATGATTATCTTTGGGATGAATTTGATGAAATTATGCTAAATCTAAAGAAGATATTTTATACTCATGAAGGGGGTAGTGGTGATGTCGATGATTAG
- a CDS encoding YbjQ family protein, protein MILVNTDFVSGKELETISIVKGSTIQSKNLGKDISQGFKTLIGGELKAYTQMMDEARAIATKRMVEEAETLGADAIINIRYASSAIMQGAAEVIVYGTAVKFV, encoded by the coding sequence ATGATATTAGTAAATACTGATTTTGTAAGCGGAAAAGAGTTGGAAACAATTTCAATCGTTAAAGGAAGTACGATACAGTCTAAAAATCTAGGCAAGGATATCAGCCAGGGTTTTAAGACACTTATAGGAGGGGAACTAAAGGCCTATACTCAAATGATGGACGAAGCGAGAGCCATTGCTACAAAGAGAATGGTAGAAGAAGCAGAAACACTTGGTGCAGATGCTATAATAAATATCAGATATGCATCATCAGCTATAATGCAAGGAGCTGCAGAAGTAATAGTCTATGGAACAGCTGTAAAATTTGTATAG
- a CDS encoding phosphoenolpyruvate carboxykinase: protein MKKEWALSKNKVLINFSQRYCDTEETVLNSEGFRSVLEHYLRYAEKRESRSYKFIVELLKERDLDKLISKITQLCKLLVVMDVREINNGFDEFENVYSNREKLRKFVEEVYTYWRNLERYAIVHDVKITDGILNTSFMEAKEKFDKLMITLYRKITNNISLTTPTVYRQVPAGANVGMIVYDAIWPVPKGYEILQDIPFIKEIVLQSPFITYPKKNTRDGYFDELEINPLRRCGINADRFFCYPAKVGNLLAYVFIERDYLTHGVSLANLFELPKDYEISGCKPNLLLVFGAEDHRDEVVSGFFEDKDNEILVGYVSADEKHDYFGYMKKMILTLHNLYQIRKGNLPIHGAMVHIELKDGSKANVVIVGDSGAGKSESIEAFRGLANEYISDMTIIFDDMGTFVLERNVIKGYGTEIGAFVRLDDLEAGYAFKELDRSIFMNPDRINARLITPVATYEEISKGHPIDLLLYANNYDAKDENESAVSIFDDETDAKDLFVAGMRMAKGTTTENGLTSSFFANPFGPHQRKKETLKLIDKYFDVLFENNIPIGVLNTQLGIVGMEKEGPRRAAIDLFETIKKYNRK, encoded by the coding sequence ATGAAAAAAGAATGGGCATTGAGCAAGAATAAAGTATTAATCAATTTCTCTCAAAGGTATTGTGATACTGAGGAGACAGTATTAAATAGCGAAGGATTTAGATCAGTACTTGAACATTATTTAAGATATGCTGAGAAAAGAGAAAGCAGATCTTATAAATTTATAGTGGAATTACTAAAGGAAAGAGATCTGGATAAATTAATCTCTAAAATAACTCAGCTATGTAAGTTATTAGTAGTTATGGATGTTAGAGAAATCAACAATGGTTTTGATGAATTTGAAAATGTATATTCTAACAGAGAAAAACTTAGAAAATTTGTAGAGGAAGTTTATACATATTGGAGGAATTTAGAGAGATATGCCATAGTGCATGATGTTAAAATCACTGACGGAATTCTAAATACCTCTTTTATGGAAGCTAAAGAAAAATTCGACAAATTGATGATTACACTATATAGAAAAATAACCAATAATATCTCATTAACTACCCCGACGGTTTATAGACAGGTACCTGCCGGAGCTAATGTCGGTATGATTGTATATGATGCAATTTGGCCGGTTCCAAAAGGGTATGAGATACTTCAGGACATCCCGTTTATCAAGGAGATAGTTCTTCAATCGCCTTTCATTACCTATCCTAAGAAGAATACAAGAGACGGTTATTTTGACGAGCTCGAAATCAATCCCCTTAGAAGATGTGGCATAAATGCAGACAGGTTTTTCTGCTATCCTGCAAAAGTAGGAAATCTATTAGCCTATGTATTTATAGAAAGGGATTACTTAACCCATGGAGTTTCATTGGCAAATCTATTCGAACTTCCAAAAGATTATGAAATCTCAGGATGCAAACCAAACCTATTATTGGTATTTGGAGCAGAAGACCATAGAGATGAAGTTGTAAGCGGATTCTTTGAGGATAAGGATAATGAGATCTTGGTTGGATATGTGAGTGCAGATGAGAAACATGACTATTTCGGTTATATGAAAAAGATGATACTTACACTTCATAATCTATACCAAATACGAAAAGGAAATCTTCCAATACATGGAGCTATGGTCCATATTGAACTGAAGGATGGTAGCAAAGCCAATGTAGTAATCGTTGGAGACTCAGGTGCTGGCAAGAGTGAGAGCATTGAAGCGTTCAGGGGACTTGCCAACGAATATATTTCTGACATGACAATAATCTTTGACGATATGGGTACCTTCGTGCTCGAAAGAAATGTTATAAAAGGTTATGGAACAGAAATCGGAGCATTTGTAAGGCTCGACGACCTAGAAGCCGGTTATGCATTTAAAGAATTGGATAGATCTATATTTATGAATCCTGACAGGATTAATGCCAGACTTATCACTCCTGTAGCAACATATGAAGAGATTTCAAAAGGTCATCCTATAGACTTATTATTGTACGCTAATAATTATGATGCAAAAGACGAGAATGAAAGTGCGGTAAGTATTTTTGATGATGAAACGGATGCTAAGGATTTGTTTGTAGCGGGAATGAGAATGGCCAAGGGAACTACTACTGAAAACGGCCTGACCTCATCTTTCTTTGCAAACCCATTTGGACCACATCAGAGAAAAAAGGAAACATTGAAATTAATCGACAAGTATTTTGACGTACTTTTCGAAAATAATATACCAATAGGAGTATTGAATACTCAATTGGGAATCGTCGGAATGGAAAAAGAAGGACCAAGAAGAGCGGCTATAGATTTGTTTGAAACAATCAAGAAATATAACCGCAAGTAA
- a CDS encoding pyridoxal phosphate-dependent aminotransferase, whose translation MKISDRVNSMQYSAIRKLVPYADIAKKNGKKIYHLNIGVPDVETPAEFLEAVRDIDMKTIVYAPAKGLDELRSAISRYYSSLGLDFETEEVAVTIGASEALLFSLLMTTDVGDNILTTDPYYSNYDSYVIEAGLSISTFPTDIENGFALPEYSVMEKAVQENTKAILLCNPGNPTGVVYSKEELERIAKLAEEHDLFIIADEIYREFIYDGRKFTSFYDIERIRNRTIILDSISKRFSACGARIGAIMSKNADIMAAAFKLCTARLAAPYIEQIGTVALYNMQNNYLKDVNEEYNKRRDLIYSELQKIEGVKTYKSEGAFYTIAELPIEDTDDFAQWLLTDFEDSGETVMVAPASGFYREIQRGKSQVRLAFAVSEDKIKRAIELLKLGIEKYKEK comes from the coding sequence ATGAAAATATCCGATAGAGTTAATTCAATGCAGTATTCTGCTATTAGAAAATTAGTTCCATATGCTGATATAGCAAAGAAGAACGGTAAAAAAATATATCATCTTAATATTGGAGTACCCGATGTAGAAACACCTGCTGAGTTTTTAGAAGCCGTTAGGGATATAGATATGAAGACAATAGTATATGCCCCTGCAAAGGGTTTGGATGAACTTAGAAGTGCTATAAGCAGGTATTACTCATCTCTCGGTCTTGATTTTGAAACCGAAGAGGTTGCAGTAACTATTGGCGCAAGTGAAGCACTGTTATTTTCACTTTTGATGACAACGGATGTGGGCGACAATATACTTACTACTGATCCTTATTACTCAAATTACGACTCCTATGTAATTGAAGCAGGTCTTAGTATATCAACTTTCCCAACGGATATAGAGAATGGATTTGCACTTCCTGAATATTCTGTGATGGAGAAAGCTGTTCAGGAGAATACAAAAGCAATTCTGCTCTGTAATCCCGGGAATCCGACGGGGGTTGTCTATTCTAAAGAAGAGCTTGAACGAATAGCAAAACTGGCAGAAGAACACGACTTATTTATAATTGCCGATGAAATCTACAGAGAATTCATATATGACGGAAGGAAATTTACAAGCTTTTACGATATAGAGAGGATTAGAAACAGAACTATAATCCTGGACAGTATATCTAAGAGGTTTAGTGCATGTGGTGCGAGAATAGGAGCCATTATGTCCAAGAATGCCGATATAATGGCAGCTGCATTCAAACTATGTACAGCCAGGCTTGCAGCACCTTATATTGAACAAATAGGAACAGTTGCACTGTATAATATGCAAAACAATTATCTAAAGGATGTTAATGAAGAATACAATAAGAGAAGAGATTTGATTTATAGTGAACTTCAAAAAATAGAAGGTGTTAAAACATATAAATCTGAAGGAGCTTTTTATACCATAGCTGAACTTCCGATAGAAGATACGGATGATTTTGCGCAGTGGTTGTTAACTGATTTTGAAGACAGTGGAGAAACTGTCATGGTGGCACCTGCAAGCGGCTTTTATCGTGAAATCCAAAGGGGAAAATCACAAGTCAGACTCGCCTTTGCAGTTTCAGAGGATAAGATAAAAAGAGCTATTGAATTATTAAAGCTCGGAATTGAAAAATATAAAGAGAAATAG
- a CDS encoding SelB C-terminal domain-containing protein: MKAYEGDAIVSPKIEELFKGSKIQKPEITEVFNSLVASGTLIRLEEDVIIKSESLNSAISNIIKWLKESDEISISEVRDKLNTNRKIAVAILELMDKRGITTRTDEGRKLL, encoded by the coding sequence ATGAAAGCATATGAAGGCGATGCAATAGTCAGTCCAAAGATAGAAGAGCTTTTTAAAGGTTCCAAGATACAAAAACCTGAGATTACCGAAGTCTTTAATTCTTTGGTAGCTTCTGGAACTCTGATAAGGCTGGAAGAAGATGTAATAATAAAATCGGAAAGCTTGAACTCTGCTATAAGCAATATAATAAAATGGCTTAAAGAGAGCGATGAAATAAGTATTTCTGAAGTCAGAGATAAGCTGAACACAAATAGAAAGATCGCCGTTGCAATCTTGGAGTTAATGGACAAACGAGGAATAACAACCAGAACTGATGAAGGACGTAAACTACTCTAG